A window of Carassius carassius chromosome 44, fCarCar2.1, whole genome shotgun sequence contains these coding sequences:
- the LOC132126543 gene encoding uncharacterized protein LOC132126543 has protein sequence MSILGDDVWRHTIVLFTWGEKFKNISIEQHIESEGEALKWLIEKCRNRYHVFDNTDKNNRDQVTELLQKIDEMVAENCSFRLKTQKNCDEKSCQETDKQEDLNMQIRLKDISHFLDEGFKRKAEEIRRKIEKLCFDLNLQDSQSMDDPIQLDKDKPPDSPLNVISAPQQDNIPEPIKTLLEREFSRWESLIIDGVQESFQDIKSSFELSQAEKKQQSVDAVERWLQNYNQYVEHTIDKIQDPESGMRKRD, from the exons ATGTCTATCCTGGGAGACGATGTCTGGAGACACACAATAGTTTTATTCACGTGGGGCGAGAagtttaaaaacatctcaattgaGCAGCACATTGAGAGTGAAGGTGAAGCTCTTAAGTGGCTGATTGAGAAATGCAGAAACAGATATCACGTCTTTGACAACACAGACAAGAACAATCGAGATCAAGTCACAGAGCTGCTCCAGAAGATTGATGAGATGGTGGCAGAAAACTGCTCATTTCGTCTCAAAACACAGAAAAACTGCGATGAGAAAAGCTGTCAGGAAACTGACAAACAGGAGGATCTGAATATGCAGATCAGACTGAAGGATATCAGCCACTTTCTGGACGAAGGGTTTAAGAGAAAAGCTGAAGAGATAAGAAGGAAGATAGAAAAGTTATGCTTTGATCTAAACCTTCAGGACTCTCAGAGTATGGATGATCCTATTCAAT TGGATAAAGATAAACCTCCTGATTCTCCATTAAACGTGATCAGTGCCCCTCAACAGGACAACA TCCCAGAGCCGATTAAAACTCTTCTGGAGAGAGAGTTCAGCAGATGGGAAAGCCTCATCATAGATGGTGTTCAGGAAAGTTTCCAGGACATCAAATCATCATTTG AGCTCTCTCAGGCTGAGAAGAAGCAACAGTCAGTGGATGCTGTTGAGAGATGGCTACAGAACTACAATCAATATGTTGAACATACTATTGATAAAATACAAGATCCAGAATCAGGGATGAGGAAAAGAGACTGA
- the LOC132126356 gene encoding GTPase IMAP family member 4-like, translating to MDKITIKQELRAVLIGKHHSGKTSVINTILETRTEAEGDEDLKREGFIDGRRVSLVETPGWWKTFNLSDLSNISKLQLVRRISLISPGPHAVLIVIQADSAFTDTDGRFLEDYVQLLGPNVWTHTLVIFTRGDLIKPENVEQNIQKDGSALKRLIEKCENKYHVFNNSIHHDRTQVKELFNKIEGIVRKNNGKHFDIDLKKVKEVNEQWEEIQTRANSRKSRVQEKRSKVQEKASVRRLEEIRVVLLGWVLCGKSSAGNTILNQDEFAIGGKTGECTRKFGDVDGRKITVLDTPGWWKYFASEFNPDFIRSAILESVSEFKKFPHVILLVIPADTAFQAEQKRITEQNISILGDDIWRHTIVLFTWGDRFKNISIEQHIESEGEALQWLIEKCRNRYHLFDNTDKNNRDQVTELLQKIDEMAAENSLFHLNTQKN from the exons ATGGACAAAATTACGATAAAACAAG AGTTGAGAGCAGTGCTGATTGGAAAGCATCACTCTGGGAAAACCTCGGTGATCAACACTATACTGGAAACCAGAACAGAAGCTGAAGGAGATGAGGATTTGAAGAGAGAGGGGTTTATTGATGGAAGGAGAGTCAGTCTTGTTGAAACTCCTGGCTGGTGGAAAACCTTCAATCTGAGTGATTTATCTAACATCTCTAAACTGCAGCTGGTTCGCAGGATTTCTCTGATTTCACCTGGACCTCATGCGGTTCTGATCGTGATTCAGGCTGATTCTGCATTTACTGACACCGATGGGAGGTTTTTGGAGGATTATGTGCAGCTGCTGGGTCCCAATGTCTGGACTCACACCCTCGTCATCTTCACAAGAGGAGatttaattaaaccagaaaacgTAGAGCAGAATATTCAGAAGGACGGGTCGGCACTCAAGCGGCTtattgaaaaatgtgaaaataaatatcatgtttttaatAATTCAATCCATCACGACCGAACCCAAGTCAAAGAGCTGTTCAATAAAATAGAAGGAATTGTTCGGAAGAATAACGGCAAGCATTTTGACATTGATCTGAAGAAAGTAAAGGAAGTCAACGAGCAGTGGGAGGAAATTCAGACCAGAGCCAATTCTAGAAAATCCAGAGTACAGGAGAAACGGTCAAAAGTTCAAGAAAAAG CATCTGTGCGTCGTCTTGAGGAGATCAGAGTTGTTTTGCTGGGATGGGTTCTTTGTGGAAAGAGTTCAGCTGGAAACACCATCTTGAACCAAGATGAATTTGCGATAGGAGGAAAAACCGGAGAATGTACAAGAAAGTTTGGAGATGTAGACGGAAGGAAGATTACTGTTTTGGACACTCCAGGCTGGTGGAAGTACTTCGCATCTGAATTCAACCCAGATTTCATTAGATCTGCGATCTTAGAAAGCGTTTCAGAGTTTAAGAAGTTCCCTCATGTCATACTGCTCGTGATTCCAGCAGATACAGCATTTCAGGCAGAACAAAAGAGGATCACTGAACAAAATATATCTATCCTGGGAGACGACATCTGGAGACACACAATAGTTTTATTCACGTGGGGCGACAGATTCAAAAACATCTCAATCGAGCAGCACATTGAGAGTGAAGGTGAAGCTCTTCAGTGGCTGATTGAGAAATGCAGAAACAGATATCACCTCTTTGACAACACAGACAAGAACAATCGAGATCAAGTCACAGAGCTGCTCCAGAAGATTGATGAGATGGCGGCAGAAAACAGTCTATTCCATCTCAACACACAGAAAAACTGA